Proteins found in one Paenibacillus borealis genomic segment:
- a CDS encoding MBL fold metallo-hydrolase, which produces MDTLIFAGTGDAMGVPRVYCDCETCTEARTSGRNNRLRSSVFIENGSGFLAIDCGPDWRRQMELLGYRSMHRLLVTHAHFDHIGGLPEWADSCRWMGIRGELYAPAEVIPVIQRQYPWLSGHIDMIPCDDGITLDGWQISTWRVNHGKNGYSYAFRLEKEGYVWVYCPDSISLTPEETKHMHGADLLVLGTSFYYEAAELSTRSVYDMTEAADLLEIVQPRRAVYTHMSHDVNLEKDYILPEKVTLAVTGMKLPLYREES; this is translated from the coding sequence ATGGATACATTGATTTTTGCGGGAACAGGGGATGCCATGGGCGTACCCCGGGTCTATTGCGACTGTGAAACCTGCACGGAAGCAAGAACAAGCGGCCGTAATAACCGGCTGCGTTCTTCTGTCTTTATAGAGAACGGCAGCGGCTTTCTGGCGATCGACTGCGGACCAGACTGGCGCAGACAGATGGAGCTGCTGGGCTACCGCAGCATGCACCGGCTGCTGGTGACGCATGCGCACTTCGACCATATCGGCGGGCTGCCGGAATGGGCGGACAGCTGCCGCTGGATGGGCATAAGGGGGGAGCTTTACGCTCCGGCAGAGGTGATTCCTGTGATCCAGCGCCAGTACCCGTGGCTCAGCGGACATATCGACATGATTCCCTGCGATGACGGCATTACACTGGACGGCTGGCAGATCAGCACTTGGCGGGTCAACCATGGCAAGAACGGCTACTCTTACGCCTTCCGGCTGGAGAAAGAGGGGTATGTCTGGGTCTACTGTCCGGACTCCATCTCCCTCACACCGGAGGAAACCAAACATATGCACGGAGCAGATCTGCTGGTGCTGGGAACCAGCTTTTATTATGAGGCGGCAGAATTGTCTACCCGTTCTGTATATGATATGACGGAGGCGGCAGACTTGCTGGAGATTGTACAGCCGCGCCGGGCAGTCTATACGCATATGTCGCATGATGTCAATCTGGAGAAGGATTACATCCTGCCGGAAAAGGTCACCCTTGCCGTTACCGGAATGAAGCTTCCGCTTTATCGTGAGGAATCCTGA
- a CDS encoding MazG-like protein → MNINEATQRSAQIRALYHQLERKHHGKEWTVEEDALAFLTDAGLVGRLTMSQQGRWLAQGDTAAELEHKLGECAWWLMVLAERMNIDFDAALDTFLSKTEKLLG, encoded by the coding sequence ATGAATATAAACGAGGCAACTCAGCGTTCAGCACAGATCAGAGCGCTTTACCATCAACTGGAGCGGAAGCATCACGGCAAGGAGTGGACAGTAGAAGAGGATGCGCTGGCATTCTTGACGGATGCCGGATTAGTGGGCCGGCTGACCATGTCCCAGCAGGGGCGCTGGCTGGCTCAGGGGGATACTGCAGCCGAGCTGGAGCATAAGCTTGGTGAATGTGCGTGGTGGCTGATGGTTTTGGCTGAACGGATGAATATCGACTTCGATGCAGCACTGGATACCTTCTTATCCAAAACAGAGAAGCTGCTTGGATAA
- a CDS encoding VOC family protein yields the protein MIQGFGGIFWRTNNLEATKKWYSEVLKLEIDNWNGTVIKPQSGNETIFSFFTEQDSYFSAEQQVMLNFQVDDLNETIKHLEDIGVPLAKEPEISEFGKFVWIKDPDGRLIELWEK from the coding sequence ATGATCCAAGGTTTCGGAGGAATATTCTGGAGAACTAATAATCTTGAGGCTACTAAAAAATGGTACAGCGAAGTGCTGAAGCTTGAAATCGACAACTGGAATGGGACTGTGATCAAGCCCCAATCGGGTAATGAGACGATCTTTTCTTTCTTTACCGAGCAGGACAGCTATTTCTCGGCAGAACAACAAGTGATGTTAAATTTTCAGGTGGATGATCTAAACGAAACGATTAAGCATCTTGAAGATATAGGCGTACCGCTTGCCAAAGAACCTGAGATTAGCGAATTCGGCAAGTTTGTGTGGATTAAAGATCCTGACGGCCGGCTGATTGAGCTGTGGGAGAAATAA
- a CDS encoding SDR family NAD(P)-dependent oxidoreductase: MLNIDITGKTLVVTGGLTGIGKGIADLFLKAGANVVIGDIACKPGVTLIHERLVQIRIDVTSGEDAARLIECSVDSFGRIDFLVNNSGTSTMDFAVDIKEEDWDKVMDINAKGVYLVSQAGARQMLRQGGGGRIINIASQAGKNGYRCMGNYVASKHAVLGFTKVMALELAREQILVNAVCPGIVETDMKKRERVEGAALRGMTPEDILAEDRSQVPLGRTAEPEDVANVVLFLASPLASYMTGQAINVTGGMTMN, encoded by the coding sequence ATGCTGAACATCGATATTACGGGAAAAACGCTGGTAGTCACCGGAGGGCTGACCGGGATCGGCAAAGGCATTGCCGATTTGTTCCTGAAGGCTGGCGCGAATGTTGTAATCGGTGATATCGCCTGTAAGCCGGGGGTTACGCTGATCCATGAACGGCTGGTGCAGATCCGCATCGATGTTACGTCAGGTGAGGATGCCGCGCGGCTAATTGAATGTTCGGTGGATTCTTTTGGCCGGATCGACTTCCTGGTGAATAACAGCGGAACGTCGACGATGGACTTTGCCGTTGACATCAAAGAGGAAGATTGGGACAAGGTGATGGATATCAACGCCAAAGGCGTATATCTTGTCTCCCAGGCCGGGGCGCGCCAGATGCTCCGCCAGGGCGGCGGCGGCCGGATCATCAATATCGCCTCACAGGCGGGCAAGAACGGCTACCGCTGCATGGGCAATTATGTGGCCTCCAAGCATGCGGTCCTTGGTTTCACCAAGGTGATGGCGCTGGAGCTGGCCCGGGAGCAGATTCTCGTGAATGCCGTCTGCCCGGGCATCGTTGAGACAGACATGAAGAAGCGCGAGCGTGTCGAAGGTGCTGCCCTGCGCGGAATGACACCGGAGGACATTCTCGCCGAGGACCGCTCGCAGGTTCCGCTCGGCCGTACGGCTGAACCGGAGGATGTAGCGAACGTAGTGCTGTTCCTCGCCAGCCCGCTGGCCTCCTACATGACCGGCCAGGCAATCAATGTCACCGGCGGCATGACGATGAACTAA
- a CDS encoding S-ribosylhomocysteine lyase, translating into MAKVESFQLDHTKVKAPYVRVAGTEKNEKGSTIQKYDLRFLQPNADALPTAAVHTLEHLLATYLRDELEGIIDISPMGCRTGFYLIIWDEHNPADVAAALTKVLHKVLDTEVVPAVSALECGNYRDHSLFSAQEYARQVLDAGISDDPFRS; encoded by the coding sequence ATGGCGAAGGTTGAAAGTTTCCAATTGGATCATACGAAGGTAAAAGCCCCTTATGTACGGGTTGCAGGTACGGAGAAGAACGAGAAAGGCAGCACCATTCAGAAATATGATTTGCGCTTCCTGCAGCCGAATGCGGATGCATTGCCTACTGCCGCTGTCCATACCCTGGAGCATCTGCTGGCCACTTATTTGCGTGATGAGCTGGAAGGCATTATTGATATCTCCCCGATGGGCTGCCGGACCGGCTTCTATCTGATTATCTGGGATGAGCATAACCCTGCCGATGTCGCTGCCGCGCTGACCAAAGTTCTGCATAAAGTTCTGGATACAGAAGTTGTTCCTGCGGTCTCTGCACTGGAATGCGGCAACTATAGAGATCATTCCCTATTCAGCGCCCAAGAGTACGCCAGACAGGTCCTGGATGCCGGAATCAGTGATGATCCCTTCAGAAGCTAG
- a CDS encoding MetQ/NlpA family ABC transporter substrate-binding protein, which translates to MLKKKWFHSALLVIATTLVIAGCGNNSDASGSGSNSSGQEKKTLRISFNPGPYSDQFKNGVAPYLESKGYTITYKEFTDGIQPNVAVANDEIDANVFQHSLYLESINEREKIDLVGVVKVPTPPMGLYSKKHTSLDEVSDGDQINLPNEPVNMLRALNVLKDVGWITLKDDIDPLQTSLADITSNPHNLKFIATEPAQGPRALEDVDYAAIQGNFAVSNNIKLTTALQLENMTDPFTNIVAVDSKNKDAQFVKDIIEGYHSAEFQEYITSNPDYEGYKLPDYFTK; encoded by the coding sequence ATGTTAAAGAAAAAATGGTTTCATTCCGCGCTGTTGGTCATCGCAACCACTTTGGTTATCGCAGGCTGCGGTAATAACAGTGATGCTTCCGGCTCAGGCAGTAATTCCTCCGGACAAGAGAAGAAGACACTGCGCATCAGCTTCAATCCCGGACCTTACAGCGACCAGTTCAAGAACGGTGTTGCACCCTACCTGGAGAGCAAGGGCTACACCATAACTTATAAAGAATTCACCGATGGTATCCAGCCGAATGTGGCTGTAGCGAATGATGAGATTGACGCCAACGTGTTCCAGCATTCGCTGTATCTCGAATCTATCAATGAGCGTGAGAAGATCGACCTGGTAGGTGTGGTGAAGGTGCCTACTCCGCCGATGGGCCTCTATTCCAAAAAACACACCAGCCTCGATGAAGTCAGCGACGGGGATCAGATCAATCTGCCGAACGAACCGGTAAATATGCTCCGTGCGCTTAACGTCCTGAAGGATGTGGGCTGGATTACACTGAAGGATGATATTGATCCGCTGCAGACTTCACTGGCTGATATCACATCCAATCCCCACAATCTGAAGTTCATCGCCACTGAGCCGGCCCAGGGCCCGCGCGCACTGGAGGATGTGGATTACGCTGCTATCCAGGGGAATTTCGCCGTATCGAACAATATTAAGCTGACCACGGCACTGCAGCTGGAGAATATGACAGACCCGTTCACGAATATCGTGGCGGTGGACAGCAAGAACAAGGACGCTCAATTTGTAAAAGATATCATCGAAGGTTACCACTCTGCTGAGTTCCAGGAATATATCACGTCCAATCCGGACTATGAGGGCTACAAGCTGCCGGATTACTTTACGAAATAA
- a CDS encoding aminotransferase class I/II-fold pyridoxal phosphate-dependent enzyme, whose translation MDFEPANVVKELSGNYFNALKARIADYRSKGIDVIDLASGNPDQPTPQPIIDALKEAIDKPENQGYPPFYGKKSTLEAIAVFYKREYGVELDPEHEIAVFTGSGIGVVGIPQSLLNPGDLMLTADPAYPAYHAAAQLAGARVHTLPVYEEDGYLPDYGRVPEEILRQVKLLMLNYPNNPTGAVATGGFWERTLELATRYGFPVLNDFAYGAFGFDGHKPLSLLQHADGKAYGIETYTVSKTYNMAGWRFGFAAGNASIIAALKHYHTQAYSTVFGAVQDAAAAALLGPQDAVRQLGSLYQRRRDVLVERLRGIGWEVPAPTGTFFAWFKVPSGYTAETFAQRLLDEAQVAVAQGEGFGEQGRQYVRLSLVNSEDRLNEAVDRIDAAGIFKQTVVTDLRGAAQHD comes from the coding sequence ATGGATTTTGAACCTGCTAACGTTGTAAAAGAGTTGTCCGGGAATTACTTCAATGCGCTGAAAGCCAGAATCGCCGATTACCGCAGCAAAGGGATTGACGTGATCGATCTGGCCAGCGGTAACCCGGATCAGCCCACCCCGCAGCCTATAATTGATGCCCTGAAAGAGGCGATCGACAAACCGGAGAATCAGGGCTACCCGCCGTTTTACGGTAAAAAAAGCACACTTGAAGCCATAGCTGTCTTCTATAAAAGGGAATATGGCGTTGAGCTTGACCCGGAGCATGAGATCGCTGTGTTCACTGGCTCGGGCATTGGGGTGGTCGGCATTCCGCAGAGTCTGCTGAATCCGGGGGATCTGATGCTTACCGCCGATCCGGCTTATCCGGCCTATCATGCTGCTGCCCAGCTGGCGGGAGCCCGGGTTCATACCCTTCCTGTCTATGAAGAGGACGGCTACTTGCCGGATTACGGGCGTGTTCCTGAAGAGATTCTCCGGCAGGTGAAGCTGCTGATGCTGAACTATCCCAATAATCCGACCGGGGCGGTGGCTACGGGGGGATTCTGGGAACGTACGCTGGAGCTGGCTACACGTTATGGGTTCCCGGTGCTGAATGACTTCGCTTATGGCGCTTTTGGCTTCGACGGCCACAAGCCGCTTAGCCTGCTTCAGCATGCGGACGGCAAAGCCTATGGAATAGAAACCTATACTGTGTCCAAAACCTACAACATGGCAGGCTGGAGGTTCGGCTTCGCCGCCGGCAACGCTTCGATTATAGCTGCCTTGAAGCATTATCATACGCAGGCGTACAGCACCGTGTTCGGTGCAGTGCAGGATGCGGCAGCGGCGGCTCTGCTCGGACCGCAGGATGCGGTGAGGCAGCTGGGAAGCCTGTATCAGCGGCGGCGCGATGTGCTGGTAGAGAGACTAAGAGGCATCGGCTGGGAGGTTCCGGCTCCGACGGGCACCTTCTTCGCGTGGTTCAAGGTGCCTTCAGGCTATACAGCGGAAACCTTCGCCCAGCGGCTGCTGGATGAAGCGCAGGTTGCTGTTGCGCAGGGGGAAGGCTTCGGAGAACAGGGGCGGCAGTACGTGCGGCTCAGCCTGGTGAACAGCGAGGACAGACTGAATGAAGCGGTAGACCGGATAGATGCGGCAGGTATTTTCAAGCAGACGGTGGTCACGGACCTGAGGGGGGCAGCTCAGCATGATTGA
- a CDS encoding methionine ABC transporter ATP-binding protein: protein MIELRDIYKTFERKGQSIEALRGVSLHVSKGDIYGVIGYSGAGKSTLIRLVNYLERPTGGEVLVEGEPLAAYNPAQLRAAKKKIGMIFQHFNLLESKTVFDNIAIPLVLLKRSKKEIQDRVTELLKFTGLEDKAKSYPKELSGGQKQRVGIARALATNPSILLCDEATSALDPQTTKSILELLKKINKEYNITIMIITHEMAVIQQICNKVAVMEQGEIIEQGKVLDVFGNPHHPTTQSFVQTVIHNSVPQSVLNTLKAEPGRRLFRLKFVGGTASEPIINSLIRRFEVNANILFANMTEIQQTTLGTMILQLHGEHTVIDQAAAFIVSQGVDIQEVEV, encoded by the coding sequence ATGATTGAGCTAAGAGATATTTATAAGACGTTTGAACGGAAGGGCCAATCCATTGAAGCTTTGCGGGGAGTCAGCCTGCATGTAAGCAAAGGCGATATTTACGGGGTCATCGGCTACAGCGGAGCAGGTAAAAGCACCCTGATCCGGCTGGTCAACTATCTGGAGCGGCCGACAGGCGGAGAGGTGCTCGTTGAAGGTGAACCGCTGGCGGCGTATAATCCGGCGCAGCTGCGCGCAGCCAAGAAGAAAATCGGCATGATCTTTCAGCATTTTAACCTGCTGGAGTCCAAGACTGTATTCGATAACATCGCGATTCCGCTGGTGCTGCTGAAACGTAGCAAGAAGGAAATCCAGGACCGGGTAACGGAGCTGCTGAAATTCACCGGGCTTGAAGATAAAGCGAAGAGTTATCCGAAGGAGCTGTCCGGCGGACAGAAGCAGCGGGTGGGCATTGCCCGGGCACTGGCTACCAACCCGTCGATCCTGCTATGTGACGAAGCGACCTCGGCGCTTGATCCGCAGACGACCAAATCCATTCTGGAGCTGCTCAAAAAAATAAATAAAGAGTACAACATCACCATCATGATCATTACGCATGAAATGGCCGTCATCCAGCAGATCTGCAACAAGGTTGCAGTGATGGAGCAGGGGGAGATCATCGAGCAGGGCAAGGTACTGGATGTATTCGGCAATCCGCATCACCCCACTACACAGAGCTTCGTGCAGACGGTCATTCATAATAGTGTGCCGCAGAGTGTGTTGAATACGCTGAAGGCAGAGCCCGGGCGGCGGCTGTTCCGGCTGAAATTCGTCGGAGGCACAGCCTCGGAGCCGATTATCAACAGCCTGATCCGCAGATTCGAAGTCAATGCGAATATCCTGTTCGCCAACATGACGGAAATCCAGCAGACCACGCTGGGGACAATGATTCTGCAGCTGCACGGCGAGCATACAGTGATCGATCAGGCGGCGGCTTTTATCGTCAGCCAGGGTGTGGACATTCAGGAGGTGGAGGTTTAA
- a CDS encoding methionine ABC transporter permease — MLDTVITSEQLFQALRETVVMVGVSLFFGALLGIPIGIILVITRPGGVLPNRIIYSVLNPIINIVRSLPFIILLVAIIPFTRLLVHTSIGTSAAIVPLVVYIAPYIGRLVENSLLEVSPGILEAAEAMGATTFQVIWHFLLPEAFGSLILTMTTAMIGLVGATAMAGTVGGGGIGDLAISYGYQRFDTFVMIVTVAILIIFVQGIQSAGNRLARKARRD, encoded by the coding sequence ATGCTGGATACAGTGATTACCTCGGAGCAGCTGTTTCAGGCGCTGAGGGAAACGGTGGTTATGGTTGGGGTTTCGTTGTTTTTTGGAGCGCTGCTGGGGATTCCTATCGGCATCATCCTTGTTATTACACGTCCGGGCGGTGTTCTGCCTAACAGAATTATCTATTCGGTGCTTAATCCGATCATTAATATTGTCCGTTCGCTGCCATTCATCATTCTGCTCGTAGCCATTATTCCCTTCACGCGGCTGCTTGTGCACACTTCGATTGGTACCAGCGCCGCGATTGTACCGCTGGTTGTATACATAGCGCCTTATATCGGACGTCTGGTGGAGAACTCTCTGCTTGAGGTTAGCCCGGGGATTCTGGAAGCTGCAGAAGCGATGGGAGCGACTACGTTTCAGGTGATCTGGCATTTCCTGCTGCCGGAGGCGTTCGGGTCGCTGATCCTGACGATGACCACGGCGATGATCGGACTCGTCGGGGCCACAGCAATGGCGGGAACGGTCGGGGGCGGCGGGATCGGCGATCTGGCAATCTCGTATGGCTACCAGCGGTTCGACACCTTCGTTATGATCGTTACCGTAGCCATTCTGATTATCTTCGTTCAGGGCATTCAGTCTGCGGGGAACCGTCTTGCTCGTAAGGCGCGGCGGGACTAG
- a CDS encoding iron-containing alcohol dehydrogenase family protein, with the protein MMAESLIVRAAPQEFVCREGSWNDLEEHLRRRGIDRVLVVRGVKSWAAAKRYWPQLDGTEVHYHVYGGECTYGELDAIAGYAAEHQLQAIIAVGGGKITDVVKSAAAKLNLPAVILPTLAATCAAWSSLSVMYDAQGAYLRFDVFPRSNALVLLDPAVIAASPPELLVAGIGDTLAKWYEADAIIRHLPAPPVEVELAWFTARKCRDHLLEYSAAALAAVSAGVLDDALTRTIETIIMVGGLVGGFGEDYGRTAGAHSIHDALTAIPEAHSLLHGSKVAYGVLVQLALEDNFAEIEELLPFYRQIGLPASLADMGLDFLTPGELLELGERAAVPEASIHRMHGVITAARIADAAAELERFVSSRRLDFAGGIEHTDDFGGLGQVDTSELQAKAKNQGVVTS; encoded by the coding sequence ATGATGGCGGAGAGTCTTATTGTACGCGCGGCACCGCAGGAATTCGTCTGCCGGGAAGGCAGCTGGAATGACCTGGAGGAGCATCTGCGCAGACGGGGAATTGACCGGGTGCTGGTGGTGCGCGGTGTGAAGTCCTGGGCGGCGGCCAAGCGGTATTGGCCGCAGCTTGACGGGACAGAAGTCCATTATCATGTCTACGGCGGGGAGTGCACCTACGGGGAGCTTGATGCCATAGCCGGTTATGCGGCAGAGCATCAGCTTCAGGCAATTATCGCCGTAGGCGGCGGGAAGATCACAGATGTGGTCAAATCAGCTGCAGCCAAGCTGAATCTGCCGGCGGTCATTCTGCCGACGCTGGCCGCTACGTGTGCAGCCTGGTCCTCGCTGAGCGTCATGTACGATGCTCAGGGCGCTTACCTCCGCTTCGACGTGTTCCCGCGCAGCAATGCACTGGTACTGCTCGATCCGGCAGTCATCGCCGCGTCACCGCCGGAGCTGCTGGTGGCCGGCATCGGTGATACGCTGGCCAAATGGTATGAGGCTGACGCCATCATCCGGCACCTGCCTGCACCTCCGGTTGAAGTGGAGCTGGCCTGGTTCACGGCGCGCAAATGCCGCGATCACCTGCTGGAGTACAGCGCAGCGGCGCTGGCAGCAGTCTCGGCGGGAGTACTGGATGATGCGTTGACGCGGACGATTGAGACAATCATTATGGTCGGCGGTCTGGTCGGCGGCTTCGGCGAGGATTACGGCCGCACTGCCGGGGCGCACTCCATTCACGATGCGCTTACAGCCATACCGGAGGCCCATAGTCTGCTGCATGGCAGCAAGGTGGCTTACGGTGTGCTGGTTCAGCTGGCGCTGGAGGATAACTTCGCAGAGATCGAAGAGCTGCTGCCGTTCTACCGGCAGATTGGATTGCCAGCCAGTCTTGCAGATATGGGCCTGGATTTCCTGACGCCTGGCGAGCTGCTGGAGCTGGGAGAACGGGCAGCGGTGCCGGAGGCTTCCATTCACAGGATGCACGGCGTGATTACTGCCGCGCGGATTGCGGATGCGGCAGCTGAGCTGGAGCGCTTCGTCAGCAGCCGGCGGCTTGATTTCGCCGGAGGTATTGAGCATACGGATGATTTCGGCGGATTAGGACAGGTGGATACCAGTGAGCTTCAAGCGAAAGCAAAGAATCAGGGGGTAGTAACATCATGA
- a CDS encoding 5'-methylthioadenosine/adenosylhomocysteine nucleosidase: protein MSIAIIGAMEEEVALLLSRMEDVRSLKAGVGRLHSGRLNGLDVVLLQSGIGKVNAAVTTTLLLERFHCELIINTGAAGGLAPELKVGDVVIAEELIYSDVDATAFSYAYGQVPQMPDRYPVAGDLLAAAKQVIARTSRAEAVVTGLITTADSFISRPERADEILSRFPAAKATDMEGAAIAQTAYQFGVPFLAVRAVSDIAGSEAAGLFKSHLELAATNSAEIVTEILALYTAVETRGAK, encoded by the coding sequence ATGAGCATTGCCATTATCGGCGCAATGGAAGAGGAAGTGGCGCTGCTGCTGTCACGGATGGAGGATGTGCGCAGCCTGAAGGCCGGCGTCGGAAGGCTTCATTCCGGCAGGCTGAACGGGCTGGATGTGGTTCTGCTGCAGTCCGGCATCGGTAAAGTGAATGCGGCAGTAACTACAACGCTGCTGCTGGAGCGTTTCCATTGTGAACTCATTATTAATACCGGTGCTGCCGGTGGCTTGGCTCCGGAGCTTAAGGTTGGCGATGTGGTCATCGCCGAGGAATTGATCTACAGTGACGTGGATGCAACGGCCTTCAGCTATGCATATGGACAGGTGCCGCAGATGCCGGACCGTTATCCGGTCGCGGGCGATCTGCTGGCTGCGGCGAAGCAGGTGATTGCCCGCACTTCCAGGGCGGAGGCAGTCGTCACCGGACTGATTACTACGGCGGATTCGTTCATCAGCCGGCCGGAGCGGGCCGATGAGATCCTCAGCCGCTTCCCTGCGGCTAAGGCTACAGATATGGAAGGTGCGGCGATTGCGCAAACCGCCTACCAATTCGGTGTGCCGTTCCTTGCTGTCCGTGCGGTCTCCGACATTGCCGGATCAGAAGCAGCCGGATTATTCAAGTCGCATCTGGAGCTCGCCGCCACTAACTCGGCGGAGATCGTTACGGAGATTCTGGCGCTGTACACTGCGGTGGAGACTCGTGGTGCTAAGTGA
- a CDS encoding GNAT family N-acetyltransferase, translating into MSENLVPILLDIPESFETERLLLRAARPGDGAEMNAAIGESLNELKPWMPFAQSMPAVEETEQYVRESRVAYLKRSTLNMLIFRKADGKYIGNIGLHHIDWECRRFETGYWIRSSCAGNGYITEAVQGITDFAIRELGAERIEIRCSGRNKRSAAVAERAGFTLDGILRRSTREAGGELHDSKVYAKVRGVEF; encoded by the coding sequence ATGAGTGAGAATTTGGTTCCGATTCTGCTGGATATTCCGGAGAGCTTTGAAACAGAGCGCCTGCTCCTGCGTGCTGCACGGCCGGGAGACGGTGCAGAAATGAATGCTGCCATTGGAGAGAGTCTGAACGAGCTGAAGCCGTGGATGCCTTTTGCCCAAAGCATGCCGGCGGTGGAGGAGACCGAGCAATATGTCCGGGAGTCACGGGTAGCGTATCTGAAGCGTTCGACGCTGAATATGCTGATCTTCAGAAAGGCGGACGGAAAGTATATCGGCAACATCGGCCTGCATCATATCGACTGGGAGTGCCGCCGTTTCGAGACGGGATATTGGATCAGAAGCTCTTGCGCAGGCAACGGATATATTACAGAAGCGGTGCAAGGAATTACGGATTTTGCCATTAGAGAGCTTGGAGCGGAGCGGATTGAAATCCGCTGCAGCGGGCGGAATAAGCGAAGTGCTGCTGTCGCCGAACGTGCCGGGTTTACGCTGGACGGCATTCTGCGCCGGAGCACTCGCGAGGCGGGCGGGGAACTCCACGACAGCAAGGTATACGCTAAGGTGCGGGGTGTTGAATTCTAA